Proteins from a single region of Callithrix jacchus isolate 240 chromosome 12, calJac240_pri, whole genome shotgun sequence:
- the SEMA4G gene encoding semaphorin-4G isoform X1 translates to MLGRLWPLLLSFLAATAVPGPSLRRPSRELDATPRMTIPYEELSGIRHFKGQAQNYSTLLLEEASARLLVGARGALYSLSANDIGDGAHKEIHWEASPEMQSKCHQKGKNNQTECFNHVRFLQRLNSTHLYACGTHAFQPLCAAIDAEAFTLPTSFEEGKEKCPYDPARGFTGLIIDGGLYTATRYEFRSIPDIRRSRHPHSLRTEETPMHWLNDAEFVFSVLVRESKASAVGDDDKVYYFFTERATEEGSGSFPQSRSSHRVARVARVCKGDLGGKKILQKKWTSFLKARLICHIPLYETLRGVCSLDADTSSRTHFYAVFTLSTQWKTLEASAICRYDLAEMQAVFAGPYMEYQDGSRRWGRYEGGVPEPRPGSCITDSLRNQGYNSSQDLPSLVLDFVKLHPLMARPIVPTRGRPLLLKRNVRYTHLTGTPVTTPAGPTYDLLFLGTADGWIHKAVVLVSGMHIIEETQVFRELQSVENLVISLLQHSLYVGAPSGVIQLPLSSCFRYRSCYDCILARDPYCGWDPGTQACVTATTAANRSQGSRTPLIQDIERGNRGCESSRDTGPPPPLKTRSVLRGDDVLLPCDQPSNLARALWLFNGSMGLSDGQGGYRVGVDGLLVTDAQPEHSGNYSCYAEENGLRTLLASYSLKVRPATPAPAPQAPATAGAQLTADVRLLYVLAIAALGGLCLILASSLLYVACLREGRRGRRRKYSLGRASRAGGSAVQLQTVSGQCPGEEDEGDDEEGAEGLEGSCLQIIPGEGAPAPPPPPPPPPPAELTNGLVALPSRLRRMNGNSYVLLRQSNNGVPAGPCSFAEELSRILEKRKHTQLVEQLDESSV, encoded by the exons ATGTTGGGGAGGCTCTGGCCCCTCCTCCTGAGCTTCCTTGCAGCAACTGCAGTCCCCGGACCCTCACTGCGGAGACCATCCAGAGAACTAGATGCCACCCCTCGGATGACCATACCCTATGAAG AGCTCTCTGGGATCCGGCACTTCAAGGGCCAAGCCCAGAACTACTCAACACTGCTGCTGGAGGAGGCCTCAGCAAGGCTGCTGGTGGGAGCCCGAGGTGCCCTGTACTCTCTCAGTGCCAACGACATAGGAGATGGGGCTCACAAAGAG ATCCACTGGGAAGCCTCCCCAGAGATGCAAAGCAAATGTCatcaaaaagggaaaaacaaccaG ACGGAGTGCTTTAACCATGTGCGGTTCCTGCAGCGGCTTAATTCCACCCACCTCTATGCATGTGGGACTCACGCCTTCCAGCCCCTCTGTGCAGCCATT GATGCTGAGGCCTTCACCTTGCCAACTAGCtttgaggaggggaaggagaagtgTCCTTATGACCCAGCCCGCGGCTTCACAGGCCTCATCATTG ATGGAGGCCTTTACACAGCCACTAGGTACGAATTCCGGAGCATTCCCGACATCCGCCGGAGCCGACACCCACACTCCCTGAGAACCGAGGAGACGCCAATGCACTGGCTCAATG ATGCTGAGTTTGTGTTCTCTGTCCTCGTGCGGGAGAGcaaggccagtgcagtgggtgaCGATGACAAGGTTTATTACTTCTTCACGGAGCGTGCCACCGAGGAGGGCTCTGGCAGCTTCCCTCAGAGCCGCAGCAGCCACCGTGTGGCCCGTGTGGCTCGCGTCTGCAAG GGAGACCTGGGAGGGAAGAAGATCCTGCAGAAAAAGTGGACATCCTTCCTGAAAGCCCGTCTCATCTGCCATATTCCACTGTATGAGACGCTGCGTGGGGTCTGCAGTCTGGATGCTGATACCTCAAGCCGTACACACTTCTATGCAGTCTTCACGCTGAGCACACAGTG GAAGACCCTGGAGGCCTCAGCCATTTGCCGCTATGACCTGGCCGAGATGCAGGCTGTCTTTGCAGGACCCTATATGGAATACCAGGATGGTTCCCGGCGTTGGGGTCGCTATGAGGGTGGGGTGCCTGAGCCCCGGCCTGGCTCG tgCATCACAGATTCGTTGCGCAACCAAGGCTACAACTCATCCCAAGACTTGCCGTCCCTGGTCCTGGACTTCGTAAAGTTGCATCCACTGATGGCTCGGCCCATTGTGCCCACACGTGGACGGCCCCTGCTGCTCAAGCGCAACGTACGCTACACACACCTTACAGGGacgcctgtcaccacgcctgcTGGACCCACCTATGACCTGCTCTTTCTGGGCACAG CTGATGGCTGGATCCACAAGGCCGTAGTCCTGGTCTCTGGGATGCACATTATTGAGGAGACACAAGTATTCAGGGAGCTCCAGTCTGTGGAAAATCTAGTCATCTCTCTATTGCAG CACAGCCTCTACGTGGGGGCTCCTAGCGGAGTCATCCAACTACCACTCTCCAGCTGCTTCCGCTACCGATCCTGCTATGACTGCATCTTGGCCCGGGACCCCTACTGTGGCTGGGACCCTGGCACCCAGGCCTGTGTGACAGCCACCACCGCAGCTAACAGGTCCCAGGGTAGCAG GACACCACTGATACAGGACATAGAGAGAGGAAATCGAGGCTGTGAGAGCAGCAGGGATACAG ggccaccaccaccactgaaGACCCGCTCTGTGCTCCGGGGTGATGATGTCCTCTTGCCCTGTGACCAGCCGTCCAACCTGGCCCGGGCCTTGTGGCTGTTCAATGGGAGCATGGGCCTGAGCGATGGGCAGGGTGGCTACCGTGTGGGCGTGGATGGGCTGCTGGTGACAGATGCACAGCCTGAGCACAGTGGCAACTACAGCTGCTATGCTGAGGAAAATGGCCTCCGCACCCTGCTGGCCTCCTATAGCCTCAAGGTTCGGCCAGCCACTCCTGCCCCAGCTCCGCAAGCCCCTGCCACAGCTGGAGCACAGCTGACAGCTGATGTGAGACTGCTGTATGTGCTCGCTATTGCTGCACTTGGTGGCCTCTGCCTCATCctggcctcctccctcctctaTGTGGCCTGTCTGCGGGAAGGCAGACGAGGGCGCCGACGGAAATACTCGCTGGGTCGGGCCAGCCGGGCAGGAGGATCTGCTGTGCAACTACAGACAGTCTCAGGCCAGTGTCCTGGAGAGGAAGATGAGGGTGATGATGAGGAGGGGGCTGAGGGCCTGGAAGGCAGCTGTCTCCAGATCATCCCTGGAGAGGGAGCCCCAGCCCCACCGCCCCCACCTCCGCCACCGCCACCGGCTGAGCTGACCAATGGCCTGGTGGCACTGCCCAGCCGGCTGCGAAGGATGAATGGCAATAGCTATGTGCTCCTGAGGCAGAGCAACAATGGAGTACCAGCAGGGCCCTGCTCCTTCGCCGAGGAACTCAGTCGCATCCTGGAGAAAAGGAAGCACACGCAGCTCGTAGAGCAGCTAGATGAGAGCTCCGTCTGA
- the SEMA4G gene encoding semaphorin-4G isoform X2, whose translation MLGRLWPLLLSFLAATAVPGPSLRRPSRELDATPRMTIPYEELSGIRHFKGQAQNYSTLLLEEASARLLVGARGALYSLSANDIGDGAHKEIHWEASPEMQSKCHQKGKNNQTECFNHVRFLQRLNSTHLYACGTHAFQPLCAAIDAEAFTLPTSFEEGKEKCPYDPARGFTGLIIDGGLYTATRYEFRSIPDIRRSRHPHSLRTEETPMHWLNDAEFVFSVLVRESKASAVGDDDKVYYFFTERATEEGSGSFPQSRSSHRVARVARVCKGDLGGKKILQKKWTSFLKARLICHIPLYETLRGVCSLDADTSSRTHFYAVFTLSTQWKTLEASAICRYDLAEMQAVFAGPYMEYQDGSRRWGRYEGGVPEPRPGSCITDSLRNQGYNSSQDLPSLVLDFVKLHPLMARPIVPTRGRPLLLKRNVRYTHLTGTPVTTPAGPTYDLLFLGTADGWIHKAVVLVSGMHIIEETQVFRELQSVENLVISLLQHSLYVGAPSGVIQLPLSSCFRYRSCYDCILARDPYCGWDPGTQACVTATTAANRTPLIQDIERGNRGCESSRDTGPPPPLKTRSVLRGDDVLLPCDQPSNLARALWLFNGSMGLSDGQGGYRVGVDGLLVTDAQPEHSGNYSCYAEENGLRTLLASYSLKVRPATPAPAPQAPATAGAQLTADVRLLYVLAIAALGGLCLILASSLLYVACLREGRRGRRRKYSLGRASRAGGSAVQLQTVSGQCPGEEDEGDDEEGAEGLEGSCLQIIPGEGAPAPPPPPPPPPPAELTNGLVALPSRLRRMNGNSYVLLRQSNNGVPAGPCSFAEELSRILEKRKHTQLVEQLDESSV comes from the exons ATGTTGGGGAGGCTCTGGCCCCTCCTCCTGAGCTTCCTTGCAGCAACTGCAGTCCCCGGACCCTCACTGCGGAGACCATCCAGAGAACTAGATGCCACCCCTCGGATGACCATACCCTATGAAG AGCTCTCTGGGATCCGGCACTTCAAGGGCCAAGCCCAGAACTACTCAACACTGCTGCTGGAGGAGGCCTCAGCAAGGCTGCTGGTGGGAGCCCGAGGTGCCCTGTACTCTCTCAGTGCCAACGACATAGGAGATGGGGCTCACAAAGAG ATCCACTGGGAAGCCTCCCCAGAGATGCAAAGCAAATGTCatcaaaaagggaaaaacaaccaG ACGGAGTGCTTTAACCATGTGCGGTTCCTGCAGCGGCTTAATTCCACCCACCTCTATGCATGTGGGACTCACGCCTTCCAGCCCCTCTGTGCAGCCATT GATGCTGAGGCCTTCACCTTGCCAACTAGCtttgaggaggggaaggagaagtgTCCTTATGACCCAGCCCGCGGCTTCACAGGCCTCATCATTG ATGGAGGCCTTTACACAGCCACTAGGTACGAATTCCGGAGCATTCCCGACATCCGCCGGAGCCGACACCCACACTCCCTGAGAACCGAGGAGACGCCAATGCACTGGCTCAATG ATGCTGAGTTTGTGTTCTCTGTCCTCGTGCGGGAGAGcaaggccagtgcagtgggtgaCGATGACAAGGTTTATTACTTCTTCACGGAGCGTGCCACCGAGGAGGGCTCTGGCAGCTTCCCTCAGAGCCGCAGCAGCCACCGTGTGGCCCGTGTGGCTCGCGTCTGCAAG GGAGACCTGGGAGGGAAGAAGATCCTGCAGAAAAAGTGGACATCCTTCCTGAAAGCCCGTCTCATCTGCCATATTCCACTGTATGAGACGCTGCGTGGGGTCTGCAGTCTGGATGCTGATACCTCAAGCCGTACACACTTCTATGCAGTCTTCACGCTGAGCACACAGTG GAAGACCCTGGAGGCCTCAGCCATTTGCCGCTATGACCTGGCCGAGATGCAGGCTGTCTTTGCAGGACCCTATATGGAATACCAGGATGGTTCCCGGCGTTGGGGTCGCTATGAGGGTGGGGTGCCTGAGCCCCGGCCTGGCTCG tgCATCACAGATTCGTTGCGCAACCAAGGCTACAACTCATCCCAAGACTTGCCGTCCCTGGTCCTGGACTTCGTAAAGTTGCATCCACTGATGGCTCGGCCCATTGTGCCCACACGTGGACGGCCCCTGCTGCTCAAGCGCAACGTACGCTACACACACCTTACAGGGacgcctgtcaccacgcctgcTGGACCCACCTATGACCTGCTCTTTCTGGGCACAG CTGATGGCTGGATCCACAAGGCCGTAGTCCTGGTCTCTGGGATGCACATTATTGAGGAGACACAAGTATTCAGGGAGCTCCAGTCTGTGGAAAATCTAGTCATCTCTCTATTGCAG CACAGCCTCTACGTGGGGGCTCCTAGCGGAGTCATCCAACTACCACTCTCCAGCTGCTTCCGCTACCGATCCTGCTATGACTGCATCTTGGCCCGGGACCCCTACTGTGGCTGGGACCCTGGCACCCAGGCCTGTGTGACAGCCACCACCGCAGCTAACAG GACACCACTGATACAGGACATAGAGAGAGGAAATCGAGGCTGTGAGAGCAGCAGGGATACAG ggccaccaccaccactgaaGACCCGCTCTGTGCTCCGGGGTGATGATGTCCTCTTGCCCTGTGACCAGCCGTCCAACCTGGCCCGGGCCTTGTGGCTGTTCAATGGGAGCATGGGCCTGAGCGATGGGCAGGGTGGCTACCGTGTGGGCGTGGATGGGCTGCTGGTGACAGATGCACAGCCTGAGCACAGTGGCAACTACAGCTGCTATGCTGAGGAAAATGGCCTCCGCACCCTGCTGGCCTCCTATAGCCTCAAGGTTCGGCCAGCCACTCCTGCCCCAGCTCCGCAAGCCCCTGCCACAGCTGGAGCACAGCTGACAGCTGATGTGAGACTGCTGTATGTGCTCGCTATTGCTGCACTTGGTGGCCTCTGCCTCATCctggcctcctccctcctctaTGTGGCCTGTCTGCGGGAAGGCAGACGAGGGCGCCGACGGAAATACTCGCTGGGTCGGGCCAGCCGGGCAGGAGGATCTGCTGTGCAACTACAGACAGTCTCAGGCCAGTGTCCTGGAGAGGAAGATGAGGGTGATGATGAGGAGGGGGCTGAGGGCCTGGAAGGCAGCTGTCTCCAGATCATCCCTGGAGAGGGAGCCCCAGCCCCACCGCCCCCACCTCCGCCACCGCCACCGGCTGAGCTGACCAATGGCCTGGTGGCACTGCCCAGCCGGCTGCGAAGGATGAATGGCAATAGCTATGTGCTCCTGAGGCAGAGCAACAATGGAGTACCAGCAGGGCCCTGCTCCTTCGCCGAGGAACTCAGTCGCATCCTGGAGAAAAGGAAGCACACGCAGCTCGTAGAGCAGCTAGATGAGAGCTCCGTCTGA
- the SEMA4G gene encoding semaphorin-4G isoform X3, whose product MLGRLWPLLLSFLAATAVPGPSLRRPSRELDATPRMTIPYEELSGIRHFKGQAQNYSTLLLEEASARLLVGARGALYSLSANDIGDGAHKEIHWEASPEMQSKCHQKGKNNQDAEAFTLPTSFEEGKEKCPYDPARGFTGLIIDGGLYTATRYEFRSIPDIRRSRHPHSLRTEETPMHWLNDAEFVFSVLVRESKASAVGDDDKVYYFFTERATEEGSGSFPQSRSSHRVARVARVCKGDLGGKKILQKKWTSFLKARLICHIPLYETLRGVCSLDADTSSRTHFYAVFTLSTQWKTLEASAICRYDLAEMQAVFAGPYMEYQDGSRRWGRYEGGVPEPRPGSCITDSLRNQGYNSSQDLPSLVLDFVKLHPLMARPIVPTRGRPLLLKRNVRYTHLTGTPVTTPAGPTYDLLFLGTADGWIHKAVVLVSGMHIIEETQVFRELQSVENLVISLLQHSLYVGAPSGVIQLPLSSCFRYRSCYDCILARDPYCGWDPGTQACVTATTAANRSQGSRTPLIQDIERGNRGCESSRDTGPPPPLKTRSVLRGDDVLLPCDQPSNLARALWLFNGSMGLSDGQGGYRVGVDGLLVTDAQPEHSGNYSCYAEENGLRTLLASYSLKVRPATPAPAPQAPATAGAQLTADVRLLYVLAIAALGGLCLILASSLLYVACLREGRRGRRRKYSLGRASRAGGSAVQLQTVSGQCPGEEDEGDDEEGAEGLEGSCLQIIPGEGAPAPPPPPPPPPPAELTNGLVALPSRLRRMNGNSYVLLRQSNNGVPAGPCSFAEELSRILEKRKHTQLVEQLDESSV is encoded by the exons ATGTTGGGGAGGCTCTGGCCCCTCCTCCTGAGCTTCCTTGCAGCAACTGCAGTCCCCGGACCCTCACTGCGGAGACCATCCAGAGAACTAGATGCCACCCCTCGGATGACCATACCCTATGAAG AGCTCTCTGGGATCCGGCACTTCAAGGGCCAAGCCCAGAACTACTCAACACTGCTGCTGGAGGAGGCCTCAGCAAGGCTGCTGGTGGGAGCCCGAGGTGCCCTGTACTCTCTCAGTGCCAACGACATAGGAGATGGGGCTCACAAAGAG ATCCACTGGGAAGCCTCCCCAGAGATGCAAAGCAAATGTCatcaaaaagggaaaaacaaccaG GATGCTGAGGCCTTCACCTTGCCAACTAGCtttgaggaggggaaggagaagtgTCCTTATGACCCAGCCCGCGGCTTCACAGGCCTCATCATTG ATGGAGGCCTTTACACAGCCACTAGGTACGAATTCCGGAGCATTCCCGACATCCGCCGGAGCCGACACCCACACTCCCTGAGAACCGAGGAGACGCCAATGCACTGGCTCAATG ATGCTGAGTTTGTGTTCTCTGTCCTCGTGCGGGAGAGcaaggccagtgcagtgggtgaCGATGACAAGGTTTATTACTTCTTCACGGAGCGTGCCACCGAGGAGGGCTCTGGCAGCTTCCCTCAGAGCCGCAGCAGCCACCGTGTGGCCCGTGTGGCTCGCGTCTGCAAG GGAGACCTGGGAGGGAAGAAGATCCTGCAGAAAAAGTGGACATCCTTCCTGAAAGCCCGTCTCATCTGCCATATTCCACTGTATGAGACGCTGCGTGGGGTCTGCAGTCTGGATGCTGATACCTCAAGCCGTACACACTTCTATGCAGTCTTCACGCTGAGCACACAGTG GAAGACCCTGGAGGCCTCAGCCATTTGCCGCTATGACCTGGCCGAGATGCAGGCTGTCTTTGCAGGACCCTATATGGAATACCAGGATGGTTCCCGGCGTTGGGGTCGCTATGAGGGTGGGGTGCCTGAGCCCCGGCCTGGCTCG tgCATCACAGATTCGTTGCGCAACCAAGGCTACAACTCATCCCAAGACTTGCCGTCCCTGGTCCTGGACTTCGTAAAGTTGCATCCACTGATGGCTCGGCCCATTGTGCCCACACGTGGACGGCCCCTGCTGCTCAAGCGCAACGTACGCTACACACACCTTACAGGGacgcctgtcaccacgcctgcTGGACCCACCTATGACCTGCTCTTTCTGGGCACAG CTGATGGCTGGATCCACAAGGCCGTAGTCCTGGTCTCTGGGATGCACATTATTGAGGAGACACAAGTATTCAGGGAGCTCCAGTCTGTGGAAAATCTAGTCATCTCTCTATTGCAG CACAGCCTCTACGTGGGGGCTCCTAGCGGAGTCATCCAACTACCACTCTCCAGCTGCTTCCGCTACCGATCCTGCTATGACTGCATCTTGGCCCGGGACCCCTACTGTGGCTGGGACCCTGGCACCCAGGCCTGTGTGACAGCCACCACCGCAGCTAACAGGTCCCAGGGTAGCAG GACACCACTGATACAGGACATAGAGAGAGGAAATCGAGGCTGTGAGAGCAGCAGGGATACAG ggccaccaccaccactgaaGACCCGCTCTGTGCTCCGGGGTGATGATGTCCTCTTGCCCTGTGACCAGCCGTCCAACCTGGCCCGGGCCTTGTGGCTGTTCAATGGGAGCATGGGCCTGAGCGATGGGCAGGGTGGCTACCGTGTGGGCGTGGATGGGCTGCTGGTGACAGATGCACAGCCTGAGCACAGTGGCAACTACAGCTGCTATGCTGAGGAAAATGGCCTCCGCACCCTGCTGGCCTCCTATAGCCTCAAGGTTCGGCCAGCCACTCCTGCCCCAGCTCCGCAAGCCCCTGCCACAGCTGGAGCACAGCTGACAGCTGATGTGAGACTGCTGTATGTGCTCGCTATTGCTGCACTTGGTGGCCTCTGCCTCATCctggcctcctccctcctctaTGTGGCCTGTCTGCGGGAAGGCAGACGAGGGCGCCGACGGAAATACTCGCTGGGTCGGGCCAGCCGGGCAGGAGGATCTGCTGTGCAACTACAGACAGTCTCAGGCCAGTGTCCTGGAGAGGAAGATGAGGGTGATGATGAGGAGGGGGCTGAGGGCCTGGAAGGCAGCTGTCTCCAGATCATCCCTGGAGAGGGAGCCCCAGCCCCACCGCCCCCACCTCCGCCACCGCCACCGGCTGAGCTGACCAATGGCCTGGTGGCACTGCCCAGCCGGCTGCGAAGGATGAATGGCAATAGCTATGTGCTCCTGAGGCAGAGCAACAATGGAGTACCAGCAGGGCCCTGCTCCTTCGCCGAGGAACTCAGTCGCATCCTGGAGAAAAGGAAGCACACGCAGCTCGTAGAGCAGCTAGATGAGAGCTCCGTCTGA
- the SEMA4G gene encoding semaphorin-4G isoform X4: MLGRLWPLLLSFLAATAVPGPSLRRPSRELDATPRMTIPYEELSGIRHFKGQAQNYSTLLLEEASARLLVGARGALYSLSANDIGDGAHKEIHWEASPEMQSKCHQKGKNNQDAEAFTLPTSFEEGKEKCPYDPARGFTGLIIDGGLYTATRYEFRSIPDIRRSRHPHSLRTEETPMHWLNDAEFVFSVLVRESKASAVGDDDKVYYFFTERATEEGSGSFPQSRSSHRVARVARVCKGDLGGKKILQKKWTSFLKARLICHIPLYETLRGVCSLDADTSSRTHFYAVFTLSTQWKTLEASAICRYDLAEMQAVFAGPYMEYQDGSRRWGRYEGGVPEPRPGSCITDSLRNQGYNSSQDLPSLVLDFVKLHPLMARPIVPTRGRPLLLKRNVRYTHLTGTPVTTPAGPTYDLLFLGTADGWIHKAVVLVSGMHIIEETQVFRELQSVENLVISLLQHSLYVGAPSGVIQLPLSSCFRYRSCYDCILARDPYCGWDPGTQACVTATTAANRTPLIQDIERGNRGCESSRDTGPPPPLKTRSVLRGDDVLLPCDQPSNLARALWLFNGSMGLSDGQGGYRVGVDGLLVTDAQPEHSGNYSCYAEENGLRTLLASYSLKVRPATPAPAPQAPATAGAQLTADVRLLYVLAIAALGGLCLILASSLLYVACLREGRRGRRRKYSLGRASRAGGSAVQLQTVSGQCPGEEDEGDDEEGAEGLEGSCLQIIPGEGAPAPPPPPPPPPPAELTNGLVALPSRLRRMNGNSYVLLRQSNNGVPAGPCSFAEELSRILEKRKHTQLVEQLDESSV; this comes from the exons ATGTTGGGGAGGCTCTGGCCCCTCCTCCTGAGCTTCCTTGCAGCAACTGCAGTCCCCGGACCCTCACTGCGGAGACCATCCAGAGAACTAGATGCCACCCCTCGGATGACCATACCCTATGAAG AGCTCTCTGGGATCCGGCACTTCAAGGGCCAAGCCCAGAACTACTCAACACTGCTGCTGGAGGAGGCCTCAGCAAGGCTGCTGGTGGGAGCCCGAGGTGCCCTGTACTCTCTCAGTGCCAACGACATAGGAGATGGGGCTCACAAAGAG ATCCACTGGGAAGCCTCCCCAGAGATGCAAAGCAAATGTCatcaaaaagggaaaaacaaccaG GATGCTGAGGCCTTCACCTTGCCAACTAGCtttgaggaggggaaggagaagtgTCCTTATGACCCAGCCCGCGGCTTCACAGGCCTCATCATTG ATGGAGGCCTTTACACAGCCACTAGGTACGAATTCCGGAGCATTCCCGACATCCGCCGGAGCCGACACCCACACTCCCTGAGAACCGAGGAGACGCCAATGCACTGGCTCAATG ATGCTGAGTTTGTGTTCTCTGTCCTCGTGCGGGAGAGcaaggccagtgcagtgggtgaCGATGACAAGGTTTATTACTTCTTCACGGAGCGTGCCACCGAGGAGGGCTCTGGCAGCTTCCCTCAGAGCCGCAGCAGCCACCGTGTGGCCCGTGTGGCTCGCGTCTGCAAG GGAGACCTGGGAGGGAAGAAGATCCTGCAGAAAAAGTGGACATCCTTCCTGAAAGCCCGTCTCATCTGCCATATTCCACTGTATGAGACGCTGCGTGGGGTCTGCAGTCTGGATGCTGATACCTCAAGCCGTACACACTTCTATGCAGTCTTCACGCTGAGCACACAGTG GAAGACCCTGGAGGCCTCAGCCATTTGCCGCTATGACCTGGCCGAGATGCAGGCTGTCTTTGCAGGACCCTATATGGAATACCAGGATGGTTCCCGGCGTTGGGGTCGCTATGAGGGTGGGGTGCCTGAGCCCCGGCCTGGCTCG tgCATCACAGATTCGTTGCGCAACCAAGGCTACAACTCATCCCAAGACTTGCCGTCCCTGGTCCTGGACTTCGTAAAGTTGCATCCACTGATGGCTCGGCCCATTGTGCCCACACGTGGACGGCCCCTGCTGCTCAAGCGCAACGTACGCTACACACACCTTACAGGGacgcctgtcaccacgcctgcTGGACCCACCTATGACCTGCTCTTTCTGGGCACAG CTGATGGCTGGATCCACAAGGCCGTAGTCCTGGTCTCTGGGATGCACATTATTGAGGAGACACAAGTATTCAGGGAGCTCCAGTCTGTGGAAAATCTAGTCATCTCTCTATTGCAG CACAGCCTCTACGTGGGGGCTCCTAGCGGAGTCATCCAACTACCACTCTCCAGCTGCTTCCGCTACCGATCCTGCTATGACTGCATCTTGGCCCGGGACCCCTACTGTGGCTGGGACCCTGGCACCCAGGCCTGTGTGACAGCCACCACCGCAGCTAACAG GACACCACTGATACAGGACATAGAGAGAGGAAATCGAGGCTGTGAGAGCAGCAGGGATACAG ggccaccaccaccactgaaGACCCGCTCTGTGCTCCGGGGTGATGATGTCCTCTTGCCCTGTGACCAGCCGTCCAACCTGGCCCGGGCCTTGTGGCTGTTCAATGGGAGCATGGGCCTGAGCGATGGGCAGGGTGGCTACCGTGTGGGCGTGGATGGGCTGCTGGTGACAGATGCACAGCCTGAGCACAGTGGCAACTACAGCTGCTATGCTGAGGAAAATGGCCTCCGCACCCTGCTGGCCTCCTATAGCCTCAAGGTTCGGCCAGCCACTCCTGCCCCAGCTCCGCAAGCCCCTGCCACAGCTGGAGCACAGCTGACAGCTGATGTGAGACTGCTGTATGTGCTCGCTATTGCTGCACTTGGTGGCCTCTGCCTCATCctggcctcctccctcctctaTGTGGCCTGTCTGCGGGAAGGCAGACGAGGGCGCCGACGGAAATACTCGCTGGGTCGGGCCAGCCGGGCAGGAGGATCTGCTGTGCAACTACAGACAGTCTCAGGCCAGTGTCCTGGAGAGGAAGATGAGGGTGATGATGAGGAGGGGGCTGAGGGCCTGGAAGGCAGCTGTCTCCAGATCATCCCTGGAGAGGGAGCCCCAGCCCCACCGCCCCCACCTCCGCCACCGCCACCGGCTGAGCTGACCAATGGCCTGGTGGCACTGCCCAGCCGGCTGCGAAGGATGAATGGCAATAGCTATGTGCTCCTGAGGCAGAGCAACAATGGAGTACCAGCAGGGCCCTGCTCCTTCGCCGAGGAACTCAGTCGCATCCTGGAGAAAAGGAAGCACACGCAGCTCGTAGAGCAGCTAGATGAGAGCTCCGTCTGA